The DNA region CTTCACCCCGTCGGGATTGGGCACCGGGGCGGCACAGCACCACCGCCTCATCCAGTACAACCGCGGTGTCTTCCACGAACACACTGTCCGGGAAAGCCTCCAGGGAAGGCAGGAGCGTGACCGCCAGCCCGGCTTCCTCCAGGGCGTCCACATAATCGACATGTTGAGCCCGGGCACGGATGGGGTCCGGTGAACCATGCTCACCGTTGCACAGGGCCCGGCACAAGGATTTTCCGGGTGTACGCGCTATTGCCGTAAAAAACTCCAATATAGCCTCCTCAAGTAGTCAAGCCTCCCTCTTTTTCCAACAGATCGTGCACAACGTCTTCTCGAAGCTGCCAGGGATTCAACAGCAATCGCAGCAGCAGGGGAAAGAGAACCGCCGTAAACATGGCCGTCAAAACCGCGGCGGATGATTCCTGCCGGGACAGGATTCCGGACTCCATCCCAAAGGCGGCCACGGCCACCAGCAGGGTCAATGGAAACGCGGTAGCAACCGGCAATCCGGCCAGTGCGCGCACCGACATGGTGGAAAAAAACATGGGGAGCAGGCCAACCACGCGAACCCCAAGCATGACCAACACGATCAACCCCGATAACCGCAATACCGCAGGGTTCACCAATTCGCCGGGATTGAAGTGCAAGCCCACACGAATAAAAAAAATGGGGATAAAGAATCCGTACGCCATGCCACTGATTTTTTCCATTACCCGCTGACGCTGCTTGAAAACCAGGGCAAAGACCGCACCTCCGATAAAGGCGCCGATAATCGGCTCCAGGTGGAGCAGGCTGGCCAGGGCCACGAAAACAAAAAGATTCACCAGGCTGCCACGCGTGCCGCGTTCCGCCATGTCGTTTTTTTGCGTAAACATGACGGTCGCCGCAGGGAACCACCAGGTAAACAATTTCACCGCCCGATGCACCAGAATGGCCAGGGCCACGAACAAAAGGATCTCACCCATTCGTAAAAAAGACGCTGTGGACCAACCGGAACGCTGATAAAGGGCGAATACGGTAAACGCCCCCAGGCTGAGGAGCTCACCGATACTTCCCATCACCAGGTAGCGTTGCCCCAGGTCGCGGTTCAGCAACTGCATTTCCCGCAACACCGGAAACAGCAAGCCCACGGCGGTTACAAAGTAGACAACAGAAAACAGCGGAGCTTGCCCCAGGGCCAGGGCCACCCACAGGGAGAGGAAGATCATGATCAGGTACATGACGATTCCCAGCAGGATATCACGAACGGGGATATCCTTGAGTTTTTCAAAATTGATCTCCAGTCCCGCCAGGTACATGAGGATGATAAACCCGAGGTCGGCCAGGAAATCCAGAATCACCGTATTTTCCGGGGCTCCACCGGCGATCACTCCCAGCAGAAGGCCATAACCGATCTCCAACACAGCGGTCGGCATGTGCATCTTGCGGCTGATGAAAGGGACCACTGAGGCCCCCAGTGAAAAAAGGAGCAACAGCAAGGCTTCGGCTTCACTCACTTTCCGGTTCCTCCACTGGAATAATCAGCGTGGAAATCCGGGCCCGCGAAGCAATCAGGTAGGGCACATTGGGTTGCAGCAGGCTCACGGAACGACTGCGATCGCCCACGATCAAGAGCAGAGCCCTGGATTCATCCGCCAGGCGACGACAAGTAGCCTTAACCGGGTTCCCCTCCAGGAGTTCCATCTCGATGCGCTTGCGCGTCAACGATTCAAAATCGGAAACCAGGTCCTGGCGCAACTTCAGGGCCTCCGCCTCGGCACGGCCACGCAACTGCTTGGGAAGGGTAACAAAAAGGACGCGGAAAGGCACGGAAAGCAGGCGCGATAATTCCGACCCGCTTTCCAGTGCCAGGGCGGGATCCGGTCCATTCAGCGAAACCACGATTTCTGAATAGGGATAGCCGCCTCTGGGAACCAGCATGGGACGAGGGCATTCGCGGTACGCGCGGCGCAGGCGCAACGAAAACCAGCGCAACGGCGGGATTACCAACATGCCCATGTCCTGTGTTTCCTTGAAAACATCACGGAAATCATCCTGAATGGGGCCGATGTTGAATTCTCCGCTCATGCCCTTGACACGCTTCACCACTTCGGAATCCACCCGCTGGTGCACGGGCAGCAACTGAATGCGCTGGGAACGGGTATGCTGATGCCAATACAGCACCTCGTCAAGGTGGGCGGCCAGTCCCTGCTCCAGGGGACACACGATATAACGACCGTATTGCCTGGGAAACTGCGGCGTTCCCCGGGTTAAAAGCGAGGCAACGCTCTCCAGGACCATTGGCTCACCCACCAGGACCACACGGTCATCTATTTTCAGGCGGCAATTGCCTGTGGGCAGAATTAAACGTTCATCCCGGTACAAGGCGGCAATGCGCCATTGGGAGGGTTTCAGGCAACGCAGGCGACGTTCCACCATGTGGGAACGCGCACGTATGCGCACTTCCACCAGTTCTCCGCTGCCCAGACCGATGTGGGCGGCGCGGAAAAAATGGCGGTCAAGGCGGCGCAGGATGTACTGCATCCCCAACTCCAGGGGGTTGATCACCAACGCATCCTTGTCCGCATACCGCTCCACATCATCTTGCCGCAACACCAGGATCATGACCGGTACCGGACTTTTCAGGTCATCCCGCAACAGGCGCAACATCTCCAGGTTCACTTCGGCTGAGGGGATGGTGGAGATCACGTGCCTGAGGGAATCGGGATCCAGGTCTTTCCACGTCAGGCGGCTGGTAATGTCACCATGCACTACCTGGATTTCCGGCAATTGGCTGTGTGCGGACTCCAGTCGCTC from Candidatus Aminicenantes bacterium includes:
- a CDS encoding TrkA family potassium uptake protein; protein product: MGVRVCYNRYNEYQAGNRMTENQEEKRIVVAGLEFFDLSLLRSLCRQHQVILVDRHRERLESAHSQLPEIQVVHGDITSRLTWKDLDPDSLRHVISTIPSAEVNLEMLRLLRDDLKSPVPVMILVLRQDDVERYADKDALVINPLELGMQYILRRLDRHFFRAAHIGLGSGELVEVRIRARSHMVERRLRCLKPSQWRIAALYRDERLILPTGNCRLKIDDRVVLVGEPMVLESVASLLTRGTPQFPRQYGRYIVCPLEQGLAAHLDEVLYWHQHTRSQRIQLLPVHQRVDSEVVKRVKGMSGEFNIGPIQDDFRDVFKETQDMGMLVIPPLRWFSLRLRRAYRECPRPMLVPRGGYPYSEIVVSLNGPDPALALESGSELSRLLSVPFRVLFVTLPKQLRGRAEAEALKLRQDLVSDFESLTRKRIEMELLEGNPVKATCRRLADESRALLLIVGDRSRSVSLLQPNVPYLIASRARISTLIIPVEEPESE
- a CDS encoding cation:proton antiporter encodes the protein MSEAEALLLLLFSLGASVVPFISRKMHMPTAVLEIGYGLLLGVIAGGAPENTVILDFLADLGFIILMYLAGLEINFEKLKDIPVRDILLGIVMYLIMIFLSLWVALALGQAPLFSVVYFVTAVGLLFPVLREMQLLNRDLGQRYLVMGSIGELLSLGAFTVFALYQRSGWSTASFLRMGEILLFVALAILVHRAVKLFTWWFPAATVMFTQKNDMAERGTRGSLVNLFVFVALASLLHLEPIIGAFIGGAVFALVFKQRQRVMEKISGMAYGFFIPIFFIRVGLHFNPGELVNPAVLRLSGLIVLVMLGVRVVGLLPMFFSTMSVRALAGLPVATAFPLTLLVAVAAFGMESGILSRQESSAAVLTAMFTAVLFPLLLRLLLNPWQLREDVVHDLLEKEGGLTT